From a single Sinorhizobium sp. RAC02 genomic region:
- a CDS encoding glutathione S-transferase family protein encodes MLVNGKWTEDWQPVQATDAKGGFVRQVSSFRNWVTPDGSAGPTGEGGFAAAAGRYHLYVALICPWASRTLITRKLKKLDDVISISVVEPALSEQGWRFGDYPGANRDDLNGATYMHEIYTSADAAFTGRATVPVLWDKERKTIVNNESADIVRMLNSGFGALADESVDLYPEALRSDIDTLNERIYPSLNNGVYRTGFATTQVAYEEAFHGVFAMLDELETRLAAGGPFLTGRTFTEADIRLFVTLIRFDAAYYGLFKCNRQRLADYPALSAYTKRVLDLPGVRDTVNIDHIKHGYYSIKSLNPNRIVPIGPDLSALGL; translated from the coding sequence ATGCTGGTCAATGGCAAATGGACGGAAGACTGGCAGCCGGTTCAGGCAACGGACGCCAAGGGCGGCTTCGTGCGCCAGGTGTCGAGTTTTCGCAACTGGGTGACACCGGATGGCAGCGCCGGCCCGACGGGCGAAGGCGGTTTTGCCGCCGCAGCCGGCCGTTATCACCTCTATGTCGCGCTGATCTGCCCCTGGGCGTCGCGCACGCTGATCACCCGCAAGCTGAAGAAGCTTGACGACGTGATCTCCATCTCCGTCGTCGAGCCGGCATTGTCCGAGCAGGGCTGGCGCTTCGGTGACTATCCCGGCGCCAACCGCGACGATCTCAACGGCGCGACCTACATGCACGAGATCTATACCAGCGCCGACGCCGCCTTCACCGGCCGCGCCACCGTGCCGGTGCTCTGGGACAAGGAACGCAAGACGATCGTCAACAACGAATCCGCCGATATCGTGCGCATGCTGAACAGCGGGTTTGGCGCTTTGGCCGACGAAAGCGTCGATCTCTACCCGGAAGCCCTGCGCAGCGACATCGACACCCTCAACGAGCGCATCTACCCGTCGCTCAACAACGGCGTCTACCGCACCGGCTTCGCCACCACGCAGGTCGCCTATGAAGAGGCCTTCCATGGCGTCTTCGCCATGCTGGACGAGCTGGAGACACGCCTTGCCGCTGGCGGGCCGTTCCTCACCGGCAGGACATTTACCGAGGCTGATATCCGCCTCTTCGTCACGCTCATCCGTTTCGACGCCGCCTATTACGGCCTGTTCAAGTGCAACCGCCAGCGGCTGGCCGACTATCCGGCACTCTCGGCCTACACGAAGCGCGTGCTCGATCTGCCGGGCGTGCGCGACACGGTCAACATCGATCACATCAAACACGGCTATTACTCGATCAAGTCGCTCAACCCGAACCGCATCGTACCGATCGGGCCGGATCTCTCGGCGCTGGGGCTGTAA